gaaaatacgtatttagttaaaaatttttccgacaattaatgttcagaaatcatttgtggcatttttaatgtgtttgtgtgtgttttatttttttattattttaatttttggcactgttttaataaaaatgtttgagaagtattaagtataaattaatttaatatttaaataaaatataaataaaaagtatattaatttcgtttataatcatataatcatataatcatataatagaagtataacttcttacgtgcgtacaaagtacacacacattctttttttttattatggcgccatctatcgacaactagaataaatattgtaaatgtctgtaatcacggacgtgccttttttctgtcacatacaatttaatgcgttagaaagaaatcgaaaaactgtaacgcactgaaagatgatcataaGAAAAAGAATACAcacgaattaaacttcatcaagccagtgacgtcattatttagcgtgcgcagtgactttatattttggtacacgctattttgatatgtttagcgtttgttgtttgtttgatagaaaatatttttattaagggaaggggaagggaagcaaaactattcagatgtttcaaacttaattgtaattaaacaatgtgtatatcaaagtttatattcaggttagcaaaatagatattagttaacatgatatatacaaaatactgctaaaataatttttatacgtaagttaaatataccagtttatattggtctttatttttgttgtggtgtttatttttatttatacagggagttgaacttgttacgattttcatagaaaattggttataaactttgtaaataccctgtgtaacataataaacctttatatttttgtgatatagaagttaagaagatttcgaagataaaataaaatatagggtgtttcatttaaaaaacataagtttggtctgccactaccctaacaacacacaacattccaggaatgtactaccaaagttctatcaatatttgaatgtcctggacatttagggaacattcggtgaacatctgtttaaattattcctggaaagttaccataagacattctgtgaacatactaccaatgttcctatattttaagttgcgaaataatacatacgtgtaacagattcagatacaacattacttataacataccagacaaactaagtgacattttaggcctacagtgtcaaatttaaagagtttcccaagttcaattaatacaatattataaacatacaaatgtaataaaaattattgttcgcgaatattcaatttggaatgcgattttgttaataaaaaaatacttataacttataacttatgcaaaacccaagagaggcattatttatatttatttcttttgcgttcattttcaaattcgccgtgcatatatttttgtgcatggcgcttgagagggcatcacgtgactaaaaacgaccaaccaacgacctcgcttcggccatcttggcatcttcattTTCATTTCATCTTGGCCACCTTGCCCCCCTTGCCCGGCCTTGCCTTGCCGTGGATagtttgtattatttgtgctttttaagaatatttttttaattcggatacttttataatagctttaatagtattattaacatagtgcataaaatggtgtcctgtttttgacgcagttggagtagcagaaacaaatgtagataaaaaaatctgcaggaataacgtttcaattatgacagaagctcgaaacaaatgactgtgaattagtgtgaatgaaaagccctattaaaaggttagtatgcaaatatgtaaacgaaggcatgccctgtatttcagaaaataaattaatactattaataccctaataatactattcataaaaaatcttttaagtaacgtagatataacaaagtgaataaaaggcataaatcagaagaatttttattttataagttaataattggtcatatccatttattattttaataataattgtgaataagccacaaacttcgcttattcctaactaaaatagtaaatagagataataacaaaaggatttgtaaaactaaaataattctttttgcgtttttgctaatgtatgcgtttataaataggatggtagaccacacactataatatgcagtaccaactaatgaatacacagaatattatagtcgatctgctaaactcagtctcagtactaccgagtctcagacacaactggctagtgattttagtaaataatttagtaaataaaaaaaaataataactaaatagttaataattactgtaattttggcaaaattggccaaaaacaaaaaaaattacctactaaaatcactagccagttgtgtctgagtttggggaaccgactatactaataaacaatttctaagctgttttataatattttgtgagttcattaatcatattttttatttaaaactaaaatttgttaataatgcttagtaatgcatatattttgtatttttagctttccagaagatcctgcgaagaagacatgaagtatagatcagatttgttaatagaggagtatgttcaaaacactttttagaaaaagatattgacagaacttcactttcatctgttcgtttgagagactgctgttccaatagcttatgtcacacaggtatatgcataacctaattaataatatagtccgtacaatatagatactgttgtaattcattatctacatcggagatctaagttgacattgttgcccaactacaaaaaatttttgaattcattttaagtcaaatatatcacataattattgtgaagtagattatacaacaaaacatattaatattcaatgtaaataaataaaaacatcagaaatagaaaacaagaattaaggtataatcttatgttacagttattaaggtaccaagggtattataaggataataacgcttgaggtcaatggtgttttTAACAAGGGCCTTCGTcctgagggatatacgttgaccgaaagcgttattattataatacctgtggtgccttcaacgtttaatgtccgactaaattattctttatatgcgaaaaatttgaatgaattttgaattgattagtttttaaataagtacatttaccagtaacagtagtaacgtaattgtggtaaccatagttttacttaggttgatatttgtcaacttgacagtatctaagtcgttatttaaatttaatgcccaagggcgttatatcgtacttaacagacttcgaaatgtcattatttgtcaaataatgtaccagtaggacattaaagtaaataataaaaacaataaatataatgaatactaaatacttatttgtttgtgaaaaatctatttctttgtggcttttttgtaattaactattctaatggggaaataagccacaatttacttgaaaaaataattttattaaggtttctacttccacatcggatgccgttgtcaaaatacaaaatgttcattattattattttatttattaaatattatttattatttatttaaatattatttaatatttatttttttattattattatttatgcgtattattacctgtaaataatatttcttctgattgttaattgtaaaggatagaaaaattaccttttaatttattttcttttagaatcagctgagagaagtggtctacaaaaaaccagaaaggaaacggaatatgtggctacgaaaagcaaaagaaaggtttacaaagcaaatgtgacacatttttttataatatttaggaatgtcagtaaattacattaaaaaatgtatgtaaagattttttgcaataaaaatgtttatatttatcaaggatgtattatttggtatggccacatatcgtcagtgatgtgacaatacctcctatctgtttttttcaagagatttgtaagatagactaaaaacttgtttcggccacctcctgttttcatatattttttgacttgttttgcagtaaattcaactatctatttactacaaaaaaagtcagaatacgtacgaaaacagaaagtgaccttaaaaaatgtttttcgtctcctgcaaacctcatgaaaaaacatataggaggtattgtcacattactgacgatatatttcagtgaatgtctaaaaaatatactgtgaatgttcaaagaacgttcgtagacattcatggaatgttctaacaagacattcagtctaaaaatatactgtgaatgtccaaagaacattcatggaatgttccaacaagacattcagtctaaaaaatagactgtgaatgtccaaagaacattcgtagacattcatggaatgttccaatagaacattctaagaatatttaaaatgctgacacagcactttcctgggactttccagggacattcgtgtgcatttggggacattccaggaatgttttcaatgtcctgtgtgtacattctaggaacattcatggaatgttttgtgttattagggtatattatcgaacgccctgtaacattctaactaattttagtaattttgtaatatgcagctcaaagtttgctaaaatttttgttactaacttttattgctatctattactatagcggatctactgagctttatcacactaatcaatcgccccgtatattttatcttattacttctgctaGCCTTAATCACGAATTtatgtctcttatctttttcatactgttttagaatgttgttacactcattaaaagaactaaataattgtccacactccacagttaataaaaaaaacactaaacaagtaaaaataaggaaactcttcacaaatcaatattaaagtgtaaacataataacacgattagacaaattctaaccacactctgaaggccgcgtctcaccatcaaataatttgatcaaaccttagacaaggaaaaaagagaggacaGGTAACACCCATTTAacacacacgttccaaaagtgaagccagtttttggtttgtttgtcaccagaaacatggcggtcacgtcaaaaataacaatgggttgccagtggtgggtgttcgttgaaggttaaaatttcataaaaaataaagtaaatcatcatctaaaattcgtaataaaaacatatgtatgtattgaaacatatgtacgtaatatgagcaacttaataaaacatttaccgtacacaaattcttcattttaaatacatttcatgtttttattttaaatactcaatgcataacaataccccaaagatacgtcgatgatcaaaatccctggtgtcagtttggcttcacttttggtcataggattactcgtcctctctctttccttgtctaaggatcaaacagtttgagcaaactccggaagtacgtcaaagtgacgtcacaattgcagtttttttgaaattctaaaaatctgtgctctcactatcagtctagtttgatcacattttttgtattgagttgtctaacttgttaattaatatttttcattattatcctcAATGAACACTCagctgtcactttcagtttgctcaaaccagtttgatcaaattatttgatggcattttgatggtgggacgcggccttggacactcgcgatacttacagataaatacttaataccacagcatacacgcggttcaaattagcgtgtaccaaaaaacccagtcatagtacacgctaaaAATAATgtcgtcactgacttgatgacgtttaagcgtgtacctaacttttttatttgcgtacacgttagcgtgtacctagacagaGCGTTTTAAAACGAGAAAAATCTAAAGTGTGGCAACAGCGTTAAGTAATGTAAGCTTCTGATTGGACGATTTCGTGTACAACAGTGCCATCTGTGTGCATACAAGTTTACCTTCCGGGTGAAAGAAAAATAATCGTCCATTTGTATTTCAACGTCGTGATGgtaagttgaatttttatttACATCCTGGAAAATATGTAACATCCTTAATTATTTTCTTCACTCTTTTTGTGTAAAATACTTAAAATAAGTCGatgtttcagtattttgtaatatGTAGACGATCagattatttttatgtttttttcaaCTTGTTCATTTTTCATGATGATTTAGATTAATATTTGTTTATGGTTTTTATACCGAATAAAACATGTGGAAAGTATTCTAGGGCGGTCTGatattctaaatttcaaaaaCAAGTTTTATTGCATAGTGAGCGAGTCTAATTCAATTTATTTTTAGTCTCACAGAAAGTTCAGTGCACCACGTCATGGATCGATGGGATTCTACCCCAAAAAGAGATCCCAGAGACACCGTGGAAAGGTAAAGGCTTTCCCAAAAGATGATCCCTCAAAACCTGTCCACTTAACGGCCTTCATAGGTTACAAAGCTGGTATGACCCACGTGGTAAGAGAGGCAGACAGACCTGGTTCAAAGATCAACAAGAAAGAAATTGTAGAGGCTGTAACAATTTTGGAAACTCCACCCATGGTAATTGTTGGTGTTGTCGGTTACATCGAAACTCCACATGGTCTTAGGGCTTTAGCCACAGTTTGGGCTGAGCATCTCTCTGAAGATTGCCGCAGGCGCTTCTACAAGAACTGGTGagtatttataatttttagctCTTGTTCTGATCCTTTTGATTATCATGAAAATAGGTACCTCATGTTTATAGTCcctcttatttttaaaaatatttgaacacTCGATTTATCTACTAAATTTTCCTTCaacattggctctacaacccataGTGGACattggcctgttccagaatctATTTATTTTGCGGATATACGATTTTTTACTTGGTTTTCCAACTTTGTACTCTTAATACTCCATAAAGCCTCTTCCACCTGGACTATAAATCATGCTCTGGGTGTGCCCCTTCTCACTCTACCccgtctttggttataaatgtgtttcgacaactagtttattttgatagatctacTATAAAGGCTGTAAAGCTCAAAATTGTAGCATGTACACCATAATCCGTTTTCCTGcacctttttttttataaatatgtcGTGAGGATTTTATGTTCCAAACAGCCTAACCGTTCTTATCACTGTTATAGTCCACGTTTctatatcaatatttttgtttttttttgactGTTTCTTTAATCCATAGCATGCTAcagtattttttagatataaaagtCTGTTAATTTCTGTGGTTACTgtattactttggttgatttgtgagcctAGTAGCCTAGATTATGAACTCTATTACTCCTTCGAAAGTAGGTGTTCCAACCTTTAGATCTCAGGATTTTGTTACTTGATCATAATTTGGGACCTTCTTTTTTCCTTACTGCCACaaaatgttttcttctgccacaTCATTTTTACAATTACGTAAAGGAAATAATAATCACATGCCACTATATAAATCTTTCAAATCTAGACCAAAGTCCATGTTTTCTCTTCCAAATTTTTCCATGTGCTTATCAATAGTACTGTATTTCTCCTAATAATTTTTCTTATTGTTTAGTCTTAGTCCATTAGCAGCATCTAATCCATGCTATTCCTTTAATTGAAAGCTCTACATCCGAGTCTAGAGTCACTAATTGAACTAATTCATGTTCAAGTTAGTGCTAAATGAACTCGAAGAGAAAAGATTCCAGCTCTTATGCCCCAGTTTTGTTGATACCATAACATAACTGGGTACCTTGCGAGGCAACAAAATTCTTTTCTACAAAAGAATCTAGAAAACCCCCatgcaaaatataatttttataattataagtTCTTAATTTACTAATTTTTCTGCAAAGTTCTCCTCTGCATGCAAGAGAATTCTATGGAACTGTATACTGAGCTTACTCTAGTATGGCTTTTGGGCTTTTTGAGTTTAGTGAAGTGTACTTGAGGGCAACGCCTCCTCTAAACTATGAGGCAATCCCTTCTTGTTCTTGCAGAAATCCCAACTCCGTTTGTAAATGGCAATGTAACTTAACGCTGTATGATGTATGAACACAGGTACAAGAGCAAGAAGAAGGCATTTACCAAAGCTTCCAAGAAATGGAGTGATGATTTAGGAAAGAAGTCCATCGAAAAGGACTTAAAGAAGATTGTTAAATACTGTAAAGTTGTCAGAGTTATTGCTCATACTCAGGttagtattttatatttatatgtatgTTTTTGTACCTTCATACATGTTGGCTGCCATGTTTCAAAAAATGTGTCTCATGTTGTTTTTAATAACAGCTGCATGCCACACTATAGTTGTCTCGTTAGCATAGAAACGGGAGCCTCATGGCTGTAGGGGCCCATTTTTTTAACATGGCAGCCAACATCTTAAAACAACTTGACACGATCAGTGTCGGAGCTTACCCTCCAGCTGGTGGCATAGTGGTTcacatttaattgagctattgcTACAGTGTCATAGAGCATATGCCCTTCGGGAGGCATAGAGAGCATATTCCATATTCATTTTGTAGTCCATGGACAAGGATATTTTGATAAACCATGTTCTCTACAATATTTCCATGTATTTATTCCAATTGAATCGGTGTACACAAAAACATTTGAAGTCATTAAATCCATTTTTGCCTGAAAACTGGAGAAACGCTAAATCTGTATTATGCTGGCTTTACATTTATGAGTACTCATGAGTTACTCTAGGAGTGCATAGGAAGTACAATCAACTTCTCTAACCTTTTGCTACTTTGATATGAAATGCTAAGTATGTAACTGTAAATGTTGTTTCACCAACATGCttcattttcttcattttttttttcatcttatTTTTCCCTAGGGACTGCTGTGTATTGACGAAACTGTTGTGACTAAATGCCTTGGCCCAGGGGAATTTTTTCAATATTGTGTTTGGTGCTCAAGTGTTAAAGGTTTAATATAATTTGACTCGTTTCTTTCTTGAATGAGCCTTTTTTGAATCGTCTGAACTACTTGAATCACTTGTATTTTTAATATAAGTGTTCGCAGTTCTACTCGTACCTAGGATCCGAGTAAATGTAAAGCCAAAATATAtcaatgttaaaaataaaaaaaagtttacactgattaaattattagttttcttttTCAATCTTCTATAATTTATATTGGCTTTTTAGATGAAATTGTTGAAACAACGTCAAAAGAAAGCCCACATTATGGAAATTCAATTGAATGGTGGTAGTGTAGCTGACAAAGTAGCTTGGGCTAAAGAACAGCTTGAAAAGCCTATTCCTATTGCCAACGTTTTTGCTCAAGATGAAATGATTGATTGCATTGGTGTTACTAAGGGTCATGGATACAAAGGTAAGGAATTGAGTAATACATTTTAATGTAATGCTTTATTTTAAACTAAAGTGATGACATAACATGGATTGTGCTTCTGATATTATTGAGGATACAACCATGCTGCCTTCCTACTGACAGCTATTCATCAGAAATTAAATTACTCATATAAATGGCCAGATAATTAATGCTAAATTCGATTTTTAGGTGTTACTTCTCGTTGGCACACAAAGAAATTGCCCCGTAAGACACACAAAGGTCTTCGTAAAGTTGCCTGTATTGGAGCATGGCATCCTTCAAGAGTATCATTCACAGTTGCTCGTGCTGGTCAAAAGGGTTACCATCACAGAACTGAGATGAACAAAAAGATCTACAGAATTGGTGCTGGAATCCACACTAAAGATGGCAAGGTATGTAATTATTTTCTACATTTTTGTACTTCAGTATATATTTATAGGGTGTGTGAAAAGTAGCGGGACAATTATTTGGCAATATGATtgaatcgaaaaactgaaaaatgtgtTAAATATTTTTGACACACCAAGACTCCATCCCCTGGATGGTGCGATGGGGGGTAACTTAAAATCTTCCATCGTAACCCCCATTtttatatgaaaaactgaaagtGTCTTTCAGTTGATCCGATGTTCATTTTGTGAACTATTCAAATGTCCCACTACTTTtgacacaccctgtataaaacatgCTTATTACAATGATGATAACTCCTAGAGCCAAAAGGATTATGAATACTCCGTGATTATAAATGATAGGACTGACAATTcataatacttttatttttatttctcatTTAATTTTTTAGATGTATAGTTTTGCTTTTTTGTTATAGGTTGTCAAAAATAATGCAGCCACTGCCTACGATcttagtgaaaaaactattaCCCCAATGGGTGGTTTTCCTCATTATGGTGAAGTTAACAATGACTTTGTTATGATTAAAGGATGTTGTATGGGACCAAAGAAACGTGTTATTACATTGAGGAAGGTAAGTGTTTGTTCTATTATCTATACAGAGATTAAAAGTTCAATTTTGGCTTCGTGTTATCAGTTTTTCATTAACTTAACACATTGATGGACACTGCGTCAAATATATTAGCAAGTGTTGTGATGTGACACTATGagttttgcaaagtagaatagagAAATTGCTGAATTTCTTTTAGCACTTTTTGTCGGCTTAGTGACACAGAAAGGTAACTACATTTTGTCTTGTTTTGAGATATCTACACCACCGAACTTACCTTAGTGAGTTATTTTGAGTGACAACCTCTTTCTGAACACCTAAAACCCCAGTGAGGAGTTAAGAAAACTCCTCACTACGAAACCAAGTTCAATTTCGTAGATTGAACTTCAAAACGTGAAATGTAGTTACATTTTTGTGTCTCTAATCCGACGTTTTAGTATATCTACTGTCTAATTCTAATAGCCCGTATCTGCCAAGAGATTTTGTCAAGTaggttttttctgttttttttttcttatcaaGTCTAAAGATATTCAGTTACGAGGTATTAGATGACTGGTATTAGAGGttcctagaattttttgtttaGATCAGAGTTTTGTGTATAGATGGATAACTGTTTTGTTAATCGTTTGCCACGAAAATtggaaattaagtttttttgCAGATACGGGGTATAGAATTAGACTGTCAATATGGAAACAATGAGTTTTGTAAACATATTGATGACGACAATGTATGTTCATGTCATATTTCATATGCATCTATAGATGTAGTTTGAATATGCACAattcgttattttaaaaatgtcatctAGACGTTTCAATGGAAATTAGACATCTATAGATGTTATGTCTGTCAACATGTTAATATTTGAGGCTATCAGCAACAGTGGCATAAGCTCAAAAactaagttttgagataaatgcaatctttgcattcatATTTTCATTATGTTTATGAGATAaagctacaaattatgtagcatcatctagccaaatatagaggtaggttgtgtaggTCCCTGTTAATCGGAAGATTTAAttttgctgcttttattgatatattaatctaaaaatgctgaATTTGTGACTTAGTCCACTGTTGTTCTGAGGGCCCCATTTAAatgttttcaaaatatgtatagtcAAAACTCCTTTTACATGATGATAAGAACGTAGGGACATATGAATAAATACCCTGATTATTTACGTTGATGGGAATCTCTctgatataaaataaatataaaaatattttaaaagctgcaagctaaataaatacttaacaatttttattttttcttttcagtCATTGTTAGTCCACACTAAACGTATTGCTTTGGAGAAGATCAATCTTAAATTCATTGATACCTCATCTAAATTCGGTCATGGTAGATTCCAGACAGCTGCTGACAAAGCTGCGTTCATGGGTCCTCTCAAGAAAGATAGAGTTAAGGAAGAAGAGAAGGCTGCTGCTCCTGCCGCAGCTGCATCCAGTTAAAGtgtaaatgtttttattgtttGACAATAAACAGATATATAACtactactttttttatttttataccatCAATAGCTCTGCTGccccaagtagaaacactgtatatccatttttttcaaaatcacttttattgcatttttggatTTAGGGTGTTTTATCTACTATTTACcaaggaaaaaaataaaaaaatgagtaGAACCGCAATTTAACATTGCTATGAAACATATTATGTCCCATTCAATCTTCACTTCACCACTTTACGTTTTCTACTCTGGTGAACATTTTTCTAATTGGTGCttacagtgtttctacttgggaCAGCCGAGCTCCACGGTAATAAACATAATCAAATTGTTTACACTGTTCTCTTACTGAACTAAAGGTTTATTTAAGTGAACACACTAGTTAGTGAGTCGAGTCTTTGGAGAAATTTCATGGTTGTTCTTTTGGTTTGTGCTTCAACTGTCGTTTCCATTGTTTTTATGGTCTTCCATTGGGAACTGCCTCGCTGTCTTGAAGATTCAAAAAAAATAGGAAACTcgatgtaaaattctaaactgttgaattcctgcttccctaattattttacatcaaaagtcaaactatttgtagagaaatctgtattgaaaacaactgttaatattgttctacgaacaataattgaatggtgggctacaacaatgttgtaagTGACAGAATTAAGATTATGCAGGAGATGGAAAAAACTTATTGACAAGTCATTTATGACAATACGGATACCAATATTGCGGTACGAAAAACTCGGGGAAGGTAAAATGTTTTTAGTCTGATTGAAAGATGCTCGCATTGGTCATtggatatacaataatattgcattaaaaccTCACTTTGACCCAATCTGTCGCTTACAACGttgttgtagcccaccattcaattattcaaaattttataaaaataaacaattttcagagaaatacgccaaagttacgccACACACAGGCAATAATGTGTTTAAGATTGCACTCGGTGAcgatgaatttattatattaacaatttgaactgtcaatttcttcatttattgtttaaaccACAATCACAAGTTGATCACataccctcagttaaggagaaagtgttaataaagatattttcttcagtcaatagtgtcactgtcagttaaatagtaatgtaacaattagggaagcaggaaatccacagtttaaaattttacatggaGTTTCCCATGGCCCGTTTttcgattcaccaccctgtatatattataagATAATGTGTATATACAAAtaactatttccttgtggcatttttataatgaatttattaaggtttcgaagccca
This genomic window from Diabrotica virgifera virgifera chromosome 1, PGI_DIABVI_V3a contains:
- the LOC114349396 gene encoding 60S ribosomal protein L3 isoform X1, whose translation is MGFYPKKRSQRHRGKVKAFPKDDPSKPVHLTAFIGYKAGMTHVVREADRPGSKINKKEIVEAVTILETPPMVIVGVVGYIETPHGLRALATVWAEHLSEDCRRRFYKNWYKSKKKAFTKASKKWSDDLGKKSIEKDLKKIVKYCKVVRVIAHTQMKLLKQRQKKAHIMEIQLNGGSVADKVAWAKEQLEKPIPIANVFAQDEMIDCIGVTKGHGYKGVTSRWHTKKLPRKTHKGLRKVACIGAWHPSRVSFTVARAGQKGYHHRTEMNKKIYRIGAGIHTKDGKVVKNNAATAYDLSEKTITPMGGFPHYGEVNNDFVMIKGCCMGPKKRVITLRKSLLVHTKRIALEKINLKFIDTSSKFGHGRFQTAADKAAFMGPLKKDRVKEEEKAAAPAAAASS
- the LOC114349396 gene encoding 60S ribosomal protein L3 isoform X2, whose product is MMYEHRYKSKKKAFTKASKKWSDDLGKKSIEKDLKKIVKYCKVVRVIAHTQMKLLKQRQKKAHIMEIQLNGGSVADKVAWAKEQLEKPIPIANVFAQDEMIDCIGVTKGHGYKGVTSRWHTKKLPRKTHKGLRKVACIGAWHPSRVSFTVARAGQKGYHHRTEMNKKIYRIGAGIHTKDGKVVKNNAATAYDLSEKTITPMGGFPHYGEVNNDFVMIKGCCMGPKKRVITLRKSLLVHTKRIALEKINLKFIDTSSKFGHGRFQTAADKAAFMGPLKKDRVKEEEKAAAPAAAASS